A single region of the Ornithorhynchus anatinus isolate Pmale09 chromosome 6, mOrnAna1.pri.v4, whole genome shotgun sequence genome encodes:
- the FMR1NB gene encoding fragile X mental retardation 1 neighbor protein: protein MNGGRERWGLGPSSGWVGASARRAPGAGPLGRAGAERPATVTRPGRGWEEEGVGGGRTEGWTTGRTDSRAGLAAPLHPMQAGPRLAAGWAMWVLCSGLLPGSTSSTEHTLRSNEEDVEGPVKPLDGTAALFDFFNPTTCRPKQGQTVIPCRAGMDLNKTECLHHKCCHSSWTQSQLKCYTPLKDRPQLTIRLFALGTGAMIILGCCPLCCCSLLQKSKCANPLQRPRKKVQIKLQKFDNSETIDELLENLLKKNKEKIKQGKISQ, encoded by the exons atgaatggagggagggagcgcTGGGGCCTGGGGCCCAGCTCGGGGTGGGTGGGCGCCTCCGCCAGGAGGGCCCCCGGGGCTGGACCCCTGGGGCGAGCAGGAGCAGAACGTCCCGCCACTGTGACgcgcccggggagggggtgggaggaggagggggtcgggggcggccggACAGAAGGCTGGACAACAGGCCGGACGGACAGCAGGGCAGGACTggccgcccccctccaccccatgcaGGCCGGACCGCGGCTGGCGGCCGGCTGGGCCATGTGGGTGCTTTGCTCCGGCCTCCTTCCAG GTTCTACATCATCAACTGAGCATACTTTAAGAAGCAATGAGGAAGACGTTGAAGGACCTGTTAAACCGCTGGATGGTACAGCAGCTCTATTCGATTTCTTCAATCCCACAA CATGTCGTCCAAAACAAGGACAGACAGTAATACCTTGCCGTGCAGGAATGGATCTTAATAAGACTGAATGTTTACATCACAAGTGTTGCCACTCTTCATGGACTCAAAGCCAATTAAAGTGCTACACCCCACTAAAGGATA GGCCTCAGCTGACGATACGGCTATTTGCCCTCGGAACAGGAGCCATGATTATTCTGGGGTGTTGTCCACTTTGCTGCTGTTCTCTTTTGCAGAAAAG TAAATGTGCCAATCCTTTACAAAGACCAAGGAAGAAAGTTCAGATAAAATTGCAGAAGTTTGACAATTCAGAAACTATAGATGAACTTTTAGAGAACTTATTGAAAAAGAACAAGGAGAAAATCAAACAAG GGAAAATTTCACAATGA